The Carassius carassius chromosome 2, fCarCar2.1, whole genome shotgun sequence genome has a segment encoding these proteins:
- the LOC132095452 gene encoding uncharacterized protein K02A2.6-like codes for MDAVQFRKAKLNKFKTKEQKQFKFPKFQQTKHDSKACSKCDKAPAHAAAQCPTKNAECHNCGKRGHYGRVCKSSTSVNEVADSAAGLFLGEVDSGEEPWLADINVGGHKVTFKLDSGADVSAISEQTFVSFKLKDKTLDKAEKPLYGPGGAALTVLGSTTETIVYGDRSTAEKIYVVRNLRVALLSRTASVRLKLITRVDTINEETVNKAYLKLCEGLGLVQKPYTIKLKPDAKPFSLKVPRRVPLPLMGKVKEELNRMEKLGVISRVDEPTEKDKEKVRICVDMTPLNESVCRERYILPSVDQTLGMLTGAQYFSKLDAYMGFWQIPLSKKSALLTTFITPFGRYHFNRLPFGISSAPEHFQNMMVTEVTADIEGVVCHMDDILVWGSTVEEHDTRLHAFLQRAEKAGVTLNMSKCEFNKRKVKFLGFIVSADGMSPDPDKTQAVQDMKEPSNVSELRSFLGMVNQLGKFIPNLSEKDKPLRDLLSTKNMWYWGHDQQKAFHNLKQELSSPPVLQLYNPNKPQKISADASSFGLGAVMLQKEGDVWSPVAYASRSLTPTEQRYAQVEKEALALTWGCERFNDFIPGLHFELETDHKPLVSLLGGQALDALPPWIQRFRMRLMRYSYTIKHIPGKSLTTADTLSRLPLTNSVTGADTDLMEDTNISLESVLEGLPTSSKYLADLQEHLMSDSVCSQVMRYCAEGWPDRNQLQGAVKHYWPERAVLSVHNGLLLRGTRLVIPANIRNSVLDKIHEGHQGVVKCRERSRQAVWWPGLSNQISELVLKCRQCIQERVNVREPLMPTDLPERPWQKLGADLFALKDKNYLLLVDYFSRYIEIAQLSPTRSANVIVHLKSIFARHGIPEILITDNGPQFACQEMKDFASEYCFEHVTSSPRYPQSNGEAERAVQTVKNLLKKASDPYRALLAYRTTALANGFSPAQLLMGRRLRTTLPMLPEALQPCVPNLRQLRHVERERRMRQTECFNKRHRTRDLDKLIPRNPVWIADAKATGTVTSVHPTPRSYVISGPQGTIRRNRSHLVPLPISETHTESQQTQFNERNTPAEILSEPQAQQTPDVVRTRSGREVVKPKRLDL; via the exons ATGGATGCAGTGCAATTTAGAAAAGCCAAGCTGAACAAGTTCAAAACTAAAGAGCAAAAACAGTTTAAGTTCCCGAAGTTTCAGCAGACCAAACATGACAGTAAAGCATGTTCCAAGTGTGACAAAGCACCCGCGCACGCAGCAGCACAGTGCCCAACAAAAAATGCAGAATGCCATAACTGTGGAAAACGCGGACACTATGGTAGAGTCTGTAAGTCCAGCACATCTGTGAATGAGGTCGCGGACAGTGCGGCTGGACTTTTTCTGGGTGAGGTGGATTCTGGAGAAGAACCATGGCTGGCGGACATAAATGTGGGAGGACATAAGGTGACCTTCAAGTTAGATTCCGGAGCAGATGTGTCTGCTATTTCAGAACAAACATTTGTGAGCTTCAAACTCAAAGACAAAACATTGGACAAAGCGGAAAAACCATTGTATGGACCGGGTGGGGCTGCGTTAACTGTTTTGGGGTCTACCACAGAGACTATTGTGTATGGTGACAGGAGCACCGCAGAGAAGATCTATGTAGTCCGAAACCTGCGCGTGGCACTGCTGAGTAGAACAGCTTCGGTGAGACTGAAGCTTATCACCAGAGTTGATACTATAAACGAAGAGACGGTGAATAAAGCATACCTCAAGTTATGCGAAGGACTTGGGCTGGTACAAAAGCCATACACCATAAAACTAAAACCTGATGCCAAGCCCTTTTCGCTCAAAGTGCCAAGGCGCGTGCCACTGCCGCTCATGGGAAAAGTTAAAGAAGAGCTGAACAGAATGGAAAAGTTGGGAGTTATTAGTCGTGTGGACGAGCCGACCGAAAAGGACAAAGAGAAGGTGCGTATCTGTGTGGACATGACACCTTTAAATGAGTCCGTGTGTCGTGAAAGATACATACTTCCTTCTGTAGACCAAACACTAGGCATGCTCACAGGTGCTCAGTATTTTTCTAAACTTGATGCATATATGGGCTTTTGGCAAATACCACTATCCAAAAAGTCGGCACTCCTCACCACGTTCATTACGCCATTCGGCAGGTATCACTTCAACCGTTTGCCATTTGGTATCTCCAGCGCGCCTGAACATTTTCAAAACATGATGGTGACGGAGGTTACAGCAGATATCGAGGGAGTCGTCTGTCACATGGACGATATCCTGGTCTGGGGATCGACCGTAGAGGAGCATGACACAAGACTGCATGCTTTCCTGCAGCGGGCAGAGAAAGCCGGCGTTACATTGAACATGTCAAAATGTGAGTTTAACAAAAGAAAGGTCAAATTCCTTGGATTCATCGTCTCAGCAGATGGAATGAGTCCTGATCCAGACAAAACCCAAGCTGTTCAGGACATGAAGGAGCCAAGCAACGTGAGTGAGCTCAGGAGCTTTCTTGGTATGGTAAACCAACTGGGGAAGTTTATTCCAAACCTTTCTGAAAAGGATAAACCACTGAGAGACTTACTTTCAACCAAGAACATGTGGTACTGGGGGCATGACCAGCAAAAGGCGTTTCACAACCTTAAACAAGAACTGTCTTCTCCTCCTGTGTTACAGCTCTACAACCCGAATAAGCCACAGAAAATCTCCGCGGATGCCTCTTCATTTGGCCTGGGGGCAGTCATGCTGCAGAAAGAGGGAGATGTGTGGTCACCAGTTGCTTATGCTTCCCGATCATTAACACCTACAGAGCAGCGCTACGCTCAGGTGGAAAAAGAAGCGCTGGCTCTTACGTGGGGCTGTGAGAGGTTTAATGACTTCATCCCAGGCCTTCACTTTGAACTCGAAACTGACCACAAGCCACTAGTGAGTCTTCTGGGAGGACAAGCTTTGGATGCGCTTCCGCCGTGGATACAGAGATTCCGTATGCGCTTAATGAGGTACTCATACACAATAAAGCACATCCCTGGCAAAAGTCTCACCACAGCTGACACACTCTCACGCTTACCGCTTACAAACAGTGTTACTGGCGCTGATACAGATCTTATGGAGGACACTAATATTTCCCTTGAATCAGTGCTAGAGGGTCTTCCTACAAGCAGTAAATACCTGGCAGATCTTCAAGAGCATCTGATGTCTGACAGCGTCTGTTCTCAAGTCATGAGGTACTGTGCAGAAGGCTGGCCGGATCGTAACCAGCTACAAGGAGCGGTGAAGCACTACTGGCCTGAGAGAGCTGTTCTGAGTGTGCACAACGGACTACTACTTAGGGGCACAAGGTTAGTTATTCCTGCTAACATTAGAAACTCAGTTTTGGACAAAATACACGAGGGCCACCAGGGTGTGGTCAAGTGCAGAGAGCGTTCCCGTCAGGCAGTGTGGTGGCCAGGTTTAAGCAACCAGATCAGTGAACTTGTCCTCAAATGCAGACAGTGCATACAGGAAAGAGTCAATGTAAGAGAGCCTTTAATGCCCACAGATCTACCCGAAAGACCATGGCAGAAGTTAGGTGCTGACTTGTTTGCTCTGAAAGATAAAAACTACCTGTTACTAGTGGACTACTTCTCTAGATATATAGAGATTGCTCAGCTCAGCCCAACTCGCTCTGCCAATGTCATTGTGCATTTGAAATCAATATTTGCACGTCATGGAATACCAGAGATACTGATCACTGACAATGGCCCGCAGTTTGCATGTCAGGAAATGAAAGACTTCGCAAgtgaatactgttttgagcatgtgACCAGTAGTCCCAGGTACCCCCAAAGCAACGGCGAGGCGGAGAGAGCTGTCCAAACAGTTAAAAATCTCCTCAAGAAAGCTAGTGATCCGTACAGAGCTCTATTAGCCTATAGGACCACAGCGCTGGCAAATGGCTTCAGCCCTGCACAGCTACTCATGGGGCGTCGACTCCGTACCACCCTGCCGATGCTACCAGAGGCTTTACAGCCATGTGTGCCAAATCTTCGACAACTTCGTCATGTGGAGAGGGAGAGAAGGATGAGACAAACTGAGTGTTTCAATAAAAGACACAGAACAAGAGATCTGGATAAACTGATACCCAGAAACCCCGTTTGGATTGCAGATGCAAAAGCAACAGGCACAGTGACATCTGTCCACCCAACTCCACGGTCCTATGTCATCAGTGGACCGCAGGGAACAATCAGAAGGAACCGCAGTCATCTTGTGCCTTTGCCGATATCAGAGACTCATACTGAATCACAACAGACCCAGTTTAATGAAAGAAACACTCCTGCAGAGATACTTTCTGAGCCACAAGCACAACAAACACCAGATGTTGTTCGAACcag GTCTGGTAGAGAAGTGGTAAAACCAAAAAGACTGGATCTGTAA